The genomic stretch TTAGTGCCCGATGTAAAAACAGCGCTTGATGGTGCAAGAGACATTTTGGCTGAAGAATTCTCAGAAACAGCAGATTTATTAGCCAAGTTGCGAAACCATCTTTGGAGTCAAGGTATCCTGAACTCCAAAGTGGTTGATGGTCAAGAAATGGCTGAGGAAGAAAAGTTCCGTGACTACTACACGTATTCAGAGCCTATTCGTTTAGTGCCATCACACCGTGCTTTAGCTTTATTTAGAGGCCGTCAATTAGGTGTTTTGCAATTAAGACTTTCCTTAGAAGAATCTCAAGAGGCTTTGGTGCCACACCCCTGTGAGACCATGATTGCCAAGCACATGGGCATTGAGTCCTTGGGTCGACCTGCAGATAAATGGTTGGCAGAAGTATGTCGTTGGACCTGGCGCGTTAAAACAGCACTCTCATTAGAAATGGCTTTGTTTACGCAATTGCGTGAAGCTGCTGAAACAGAAGCGATTAAAGTATTTGCACGCAATCTGCATGAACTTTTATTGGCAGCTCCAGCGGGTCCTCGTGTCGTAATGGGTGTTGATCCAGGTATTCGGACGGGTTGTAAGGTTGCTGTAGTAGATGCAACCGGTAAGTTGCTAGAAACCACGACAATTTACCCTCATGAACCTCGCAAAGATTGGGATGGTTCATTGGCTGTTTTAGGAGCTCTATGCGTTAAACATCAAGTTTCTTTAATTGCGATTGGTAATGGCACGGCGAGTCGAGAAACCGATCGCTTAGTAAAAGATTTAATGAAGTTAGTTGCAGGTAAAACAAACTTAGCTCTACAAAAAATTGTAGTTTCAGAAGCAGGTGCTTCTGTGTATTCTGCATCGGAGCTAGCTGCTCAAGAATTCCCAGACTTGGATGTGTCGCTGCGTGGTGCGGTGTCGATTGCGCGTCGTTTGCAAGATCCATTAGCAGAGTTAGTGAAGATTGAGCCTAAAGCGATTGGGGTTGGTCAATATCAACATGATGTTAATCAGTTCCAGTTATCTAGAACCTTAGACGCCGTTGTGGAAGATTGTGTGAATGCTGTAGGTGTTGATCTAAATACAGCATCTGTGCCATTACTATCAAAGGTATCGGGTTTGAATGCTGGATTAGCTAGAAACATCGTCAGCTTTAGAGATAGTAAAGGCCGATTTAATAATCGCGCGGCATTAAAAGAAGTGCCTCGATTAGGTGATAAAGCTTTTGAGCAGGCAGCGGGATTCTTGCGCATCAGTGGCGGAGATAACCCGCTTGATCAATCATCGGTTCATCCAGAATCTTATCCATTGGTCGAGAAAATTCTTGCAAAAATTGGTAAGCCTGTTTTGGAAGTCATTGGTAATAAAGAGCTCATTAAAAAAGTGGCTCCAACAGAACTCATTGATGACCAATTTGGTCTAGTAACCATTCAAGACGTTTTACAAGAGTTGGAAAAGCCAGGGCGTGATCCTCGTCCAGAATTTAAAACTGCGACCTTTGAAGAGGGCGTTGAAGACATTCAACAACTAGTACCTGGTATGGTCTTAGAAGGGGTGGTGACTAATGTGGCCGCTTTTGGTGCTTTTATTGATATTGGCGTTCATCAAGATGGTTTAGTGCACGTATCAGCTTTAGCGGATAAGTTTGTGAAAGATCCTCATGAGGTTGTGAAGGCTGGTCAGGTTGTGAAAGTGAAAGTACTTGAGGTAGATGCCAAGCGTCGCCGTATTGGTTTAACGATGAAGTTAAATGACTCTATACTAAGTGCCGCTTCTAGTAAGGCATCAGGAGGTGATTCTCGGGCAGATGCATCTCGTCAAAGACCTCATACCAGTGGGTCAGATAGACAGGGATCGTATCGATCATCGGCGCCACAAGGGAATACGGCTTTTGCGGAAGCCTTTGCTAAGTTGAAGGCGAAAAATTAATACTAATTTTTATAAGAAGATTATTTGCTTGTTTTAGAATGAGTCTCTAAAAAATATAAAAGAGACTCACAATGACCGCGCAATTTGATACATTGAAATTTAAAAAACAATTAACCGCTGTAGGGATGCCTCAGAATCAAGCAGAGGGAGTAACGGAGGCAGTTAGGGATTCTTTTCAAAATCTTGCAACCAAAACAGATCTGTATATTTTGGAAGCGAAGTTGCTTAATTCGCAGAGCACCATGAAAAACGACTTGATTAAATGGATGGTGGGACTATCCTTTATTCAAGTCGGTCTTTGCTTAAGTGTGGTTCTTTCATTCCACGCTAATTAAATGATTATTACTTCAAGAGTGCATTCACAGACTGCAAATCTTCATCGCTTAGAACAGCAGCTTGAGCTTTAAGTCTTAACCCATTCAGAATGGTGTCATATCGAGCTTTGGCTAAGTCGCGACGTGTAGTAAATAAAGTATCTTGCGCATTTAACACGTCAATATTGATGCGCACACCCACTTCGTAACCTAGTTTATTAGATTCGAGAGCGCTTAATGCTGAGATCTCAGCTGCTTCATAAGCTTTTACTTGTGCTAAACCGTTATTAAAGCCTAGGTAAGCTTGACGTGTTGCTTGAGCGATGCTGCGACGAGTATTTTCATAATCAGCTAAAGCCTTGCTCGCTAACGCTGACTTTTCACGTACCAATGATTGTGTATAACCACCAGCAAATAAGGGCACCGTTACTTGAATCATGGCTTGATTGTTATAGGTTCTTAATTGACCAGTGACTGCTTCTGCGTCGTTGTAGCCACGTTGCGCAATTAAATCAACAGAAGGTGCATGACCTGCAATCGCACGATTTGTATCCTTATTAGCTACTTCATAAGCTAACTTGCTAGCGATGATGCTGTAGCTCACTTCTTCAGCTTGTTTTACCCAATCCTGAATCGTTTGGTCTGGTTGTACAGCAACAGCATTCTCAATATTCACCTTGGTAGGTTTTGTGTTGTTTTTGAGCTTAATCTTTCTCTCTTTAGCAACCACTTCGATCTTGGCTTGTGTACTCAAGGTTTTAATATTGCCAATGGGTTTGCCGGTTAATTGCTCTAAGGCGCTGCGCTTAATTAACACATCTGCTTCAGCGGCTAATTCTTGGGCAATCACTAAATCGTAACGAGATTGAGCTTCGTGCGTATCAGTAATCGTAGCGGTACCTACTTCAAAGTTACGTTTAGCTTGTTCTAATTGTTCATTGATGAGTACTTTTTTATTGCGCGCTAGATTCAAAGTATCTTGTGCATTTAGCACATTGAAATAAGCCTCTGTCACGCGTAATACTAAATCTTGTTCTGCCGCAGCATATTGCGCTTCAGCAATTGCTGAGGCCATGTCACCCTGTCTAAATTGCTCCCATTTATCCCAGTTAAATAATGGTTGAGTTAATTTAACGGTCCATCCGCGGCTGAGGTATCTGCTTTCAGCATAGGTAGCTTTATTAACCACATTATTTTTAGTTTCACTACCTACAGCAGAAACTTGGGGTAATAAAACAGAAAGCCCTTGCCAAAGTTTTTCTTTGCCGGCTAAGTAACCATATTTGGCAGCATTAAAAACAGGATCATTTAGCGCTGCTTCACGATAGAGTGATAACAAATCATTGTTAGCTAATGCAGGAGTGGGGGCAACTTCTTTAGCGCTAACTGCGCTAGGAGTGCTAGATCCATTAGCTTTATCTTGTGCCCAAGCTGCTGCGCTAAAACCTTGTGTGCCCAATGCAAGGGCCATGGCTAAAACAATCTTCTTTTGTCTCAAAATATTTGCTTTCATAGGGACATTTTGCACCAAACGAAGGGCCTTTGCAGGCCCTTAAGAATATATTTAAAAATCGAAGCTGGTGTGCTTGACTTTGGGTGACTGAATGTGAGCAATCATCGTCTCAAATAGCACTTCTTCGCTAAAGCGAGTCGCATCATGACGTGTCACTAAAACAGCATTCATCACAGGAGCCTCCCCAATAAATGCTACTAGGCGACCGCCGATGGCTAATTGCTGTTTAAGACCCTCATATAGGCTGGGCATGCCACCAGAAACACAGATGACGTCGTAACTTTGATCGCCCCAGCCGGTATAGGCATCACCCACCTCCACTTGAACATTGGAAATATAAGCTCTTGCTAAATTGGATTTAGCAAGAGTCACCATCTCAGGATCAATATCAACCGAGGTTACAGATTTAGCAAAATTAGCTAAAAGTGCTGCCATATAACCTGAGCCCGCACCCACCTCTAGCACTTTATCTGTGCGCTTAATTGCTAAAGCTTGAAGTAGACGGGCCTCCATTTTCGGTTCTAGCATCGTTTGGCTAGGGGTTTTGGCTTGTGGAAGCGGTAATTTGGTATCGGCAAAGGCCAAAACAGCTTGATTCTCCTGCACAAAGGTCTCGCGAGGAATTTGGCGCAAGGCTTCTAAAACCTCTAAATTGGACACATTCCAAGGGCGGATTTGTTGTTCAATTAATTTATAACGAAGGGCTTCAAAATCGTGGCTCATCTGTATTCCTTGTTGAATCCCATGTGGCTATTTCTAGTATGGGATGTATTGCTAATAATTTAGATAGTTATTTTACTTTCAGTGGTTTGAACAGAATCATTTTTTTGTATCACAATAGAAGCCTTGGTTAATAACCCCTTAAATAATTGCTGTAGGCATGAGATGAAAGCATGGTTCAAAAAATGGGTAAGTATGTAATTTGGGTAAAAAGTCAGCTTCATGCTCACGTATGGTTGCGTCGCACCTTATGGAGTTTGCTATCGCTCATGATGGTGTATTTTTTATGGAAGATGGCTGCTAGCCTCTTGGGGTGGAACCAACCTAGTTATAAAACAGTAGCTATTGAAGAAGGTCCTTTGGTCGTGAGTATTAGCGCAAGCGGCACTTTAAATCCAGTGAAGTCGGTGCAGGTAGGTACCCAAGTTTCGGGCATGATTCAAGAAATCTAT from Polynucleobacter sp. MWH-Spelu-300-X4 encodes the following:
- a CDS encoding Tex family protein, translated to MTSSAITNTTETTALHLDTPEQIALRINNQIAKEMNVRPQQIAVTVALMDEGATIPFIARYRKEVTGSLDDTQLRAIEERLIYLRELEDRRIAILKSIHDQGKLTDILVKAITAAETKQALEDLYLPYKPRRRTKAMIAHEAGLEPLARDLMANPKLDPQEEAVKYINIDAAAYVALTPEQIKKSQSGDEGTQPLVPDVKTALDGARDILAEEFSETADLLAKLRNHLWSQGILNSKVVDGQEMAEEEKFRDYYTYSEPIRLVPSHRALALFRGRQLGVLQLRLSLEESQEALVPHPCETMIAKHMGIESLGRPADKWLAEVCRWTWRVKTALSLEMALFTQLREAAETEAIKVFARNLHELLLAAPAGPRVVMGVDPGIRTGCKVAVVDATGKLLETTTIYPHEPRKDWDGSLAVLGALCVKHQVSLIAIGNGTASRETDRLVKDLMKLVAGKTNLALQKIVVSEAGASVYSASELAAQEFPDLDVSLRGAVSIARRLQDPLAELVKIEPKAIGVGQYQHDVNQFQLSRTLDAVVEDCVNAVGVDLNTASVPLLSKVSGLNAGLARNIVSFRDSKGRFNNRAALKEVPRLGDKAFEQAAGFLRISGGDNPLDQSSVHPESYPLVEKILAKIGKPVLEVIGNKELIKKVAPTELIDDQFGLVTIQDVLQELEKPGRDPRPEFKTATFEEGVEDIQQLVPGMVLEGVVTNVAAFGAFIDIGVHQDGLVHVSALADKFVKDPHEVVKAGQVVKVKVLEVDAKRRRIGLTMKLNDSILSAASSKASGGDSRADASRQRPHTSGSDRQGSYRSSAPQGNTAFAEAFAKLKAKN
- a CDS encoding CCDC90 family protein translates to MTAQFDTLKFKKQLTAVGMPQNQAEGVTEAVRDSFQNLATKTDLYILEAKLLNSQSTMKNDLIKWMVGLSFIQVGLCLSVVLSFHAN
- a CDS encoding TolC family protein — protein: MKANILRQKKIVLAMALALGTQGFSAAAWAQDKANGSSTPSAVSAKEVAPTPALANNDLLSLYREAALNDPVFNAAKYGYLAGKEKLWQGLSVLLPQVSAVGSETKNNVVNKATYAESRYLSRGWTVKLTQPLFNWDKWEQFRQGDMASAIAEAQYAAAEQDLVLRVTEAYFNVLNAQDTLNLARNKKVLINEQLEQAKRNFEVGTATITDTHEAQSRYDLVIAQELAAEADVLIKRSALEQLTGKPIGNIKTLSTQAKIEVVAKERKIKLKNNTKPTKVNIENAVAVQPDQTIQDWVKQAEEVSYSIIASKLAYEVANKDTNRAIAGHAPSVDLIAQRGYNDAEAVTGQLRTYNNQAMIQVTVPLFAGGYTQSLVREKSALASKALADYENTRRSIAQATRQAYLGFNNGLAQVKAYEAAEISALSALESNKLGYEVGVRINIDVLNAQDTLFTTRRDLAKARYDTILNGLRLKAQAAVLSDEDLQSVNALLK
- a CDS encoding protein-L-isoaspartate O-methyltransferase, with translation MSHDFEALRYKLIEQQIRPWNVSNLEVLEALRQIPRETFVQENQAVLAFADTKLPLPQAKTPSQTMLEPKMEARLLQALAIKRTDKVLEVGAGSGYMAALLANFAKSVTSVDIDPEMVTLAKSNLARAYISNVQVEVGDAYTGWGDQSYDVICVSGGMPSLYEGLKQQLAIGGRLVAFIGEAPVMNAVLVTRHDATRFSEEVLFETMIAHIQSPKVKHTSFDF